One stretch of Hydrogenovibrio kuenenii DSM 12350 DNA includes these proteins:
- a CDS encoding YfaZ family outer membrane protein gives MSLTLLKRTFIVVSLGILSLQAKAGDYDGHMGLDVSLSNDAANFGLYSLRESAQEITNLGVDYFFNRPGDKFLDVFGSISRKGMADSENLELGISGKLFYADDNASPNTGYGAMLGFNGRYWLPTEMPMAIGFDGLYAPPITSFGDVKSASQGDVRLEARILPSAIAYVGYRKLSVEFKQHTQNMDDSLNIGVNVAFE, from the coding sequence ATGAGTTTAACTCTATTGAAAAGAACTTTTATCGTTGTATCTTTAGGTATTTTATCTTTGCAAGCAAAGGCAGGGGATTATGACGGACATATGGGGCTGGATGTATCCTTATCGAATGATGCCGCTAATTTTGGGCTTTATTCGTTAAGAGAGTCTGCTCAAGAAATTACCAATTTAGGGGTTGATTACTTTTTTAATCGTCCAGGCGATAAGTTTCTAGATGTGTTTGGAAGTATTAGTCGAAAGGGTATGGCTGATAGTGAAAACCTTGAGCTAGGAATCTCTGGTAAGCTGTTTTATGCAGATGATAATGCCTCACCAAATACAGGCTATGGCGCTATGTTAGGATTCAATGGTCGTTATTGGTTGCCTACAGAAATGCCAATGGCAATTGGATTTGATGGCTTGTATGCGCCACCGATTACTTCTTTTGGTGATGTAAAAAGTGCTTCTCAGGGTGACGTTCGTTTAGAAGCCCGCATTTTACCGAGTGCTATTGCTTATGTGGGGTATCGCAAATTAAGTGTAGAATTTAAACAACATACACAAAATATGGACGATAGTTTAAATATTGGTGTAAACGTTGCCTTTGAGTAA
- a CDS encoding HD family phosphohydrolase — protein MNTPLLDKISQLNRIGMALSAQTDISKLLCEILTSAQQLTGADGGTFYRVLNGSQLSFDVVQNTSLNIAMGGSHPTHVPFPPMQLRQADGTENLSAIASYVANKGETVNIEDIYFAEEFDFSGALKFDQTVNYRTKSMLTVPLKNVDQEVIGVLQLINSTDEEGNVIPFSDESESLAKSLASQASVALINRQLIEEHKSLFESFTKLVADAIDKKSPYTGKHCQRVPVITMMIAEAANNVNSGPLKDFYMNDTEKFELETAAWLHDCGKLTTPDYVMDKSTKLETKYDRIELLKTRLTLKAYQNLLQTNDTSPEAFDFQRKAYQAIFEQLKRINSNEFLTDEDKLFLENLSKETYLSLDKETLPLLTEDELTNLTIPKGTLNDVEREQMQDHATMSISMLSVLPFPKELKNVPEYAGGHHERMDGQGYPNHLTREQLSIPARMMGIADIFEALSAGDRPYKKAKKLSESLRILGFLKLEGHIDPDLFDIFVEQEVYMDYAKKYLQPEQIDEVVKSEIPGYGK, from the coding sequence ATGAACACGCCGCTTTTAGACAAAATCAGCCAACTCAACCGTATTGGCATGGCTTTGTCTGCTCAAACCGATATTTCTAAGTTGTTGTGCGAAATCCTTACCAGTGCTCAACAATTGACAGGTGCGGATGGTGGCACTTTTTATAGAGTACTCAATGGTTCTCAGCTATCTTTTGACGTTGTCCAAAATACCAGCCTGAACATTGCTATGGGTGGTTCACATCCTACACATGTTCCTTTTCCACCTATGCAACTTAGACAAGCTGATGGGACAGAAAACCTTTCTGCCATTGCCTCTTACGTCGCGAATAAAGGTGAAACCGTTAACATTGAAGACATTTACTTTGCTGAAGAATTCGATTTTTCTGGCGCGTTGAAATTTGACCAAACAGTTAATTATCGCACCAAGTCTATGCTCACAGTTCCTCTAAAGAATGTTGATCAAGAGGTCATTGGTGTTCTTCAACTCATTAACTCAACGGATGAAGAAGGGAATGTCATTCCTTTCTCAGATGAATCCGAAAGTCTTGCCAAATCACTCGCATCCCAAGCTTCTGTGGCATTAATTAACAGGCAACTCATTGAAGAGCATAAAAGTCTATTTGAATCTTTCACCAAGCTGGTGGCCGATGCCATAGATAAAAAATCACCCTATACAGGTAAACACTGCCAAAGAGTGCCTGTTATTACCATGATGATTGCTGAAGCTGCAAACAACGTGAATTCCGGTCCTCTTAAAGACTTCTACATGAACGATACTGAGAAGTTTGAACTTGAAACTGCTGCTTGGCTACATGATTGCGGAAAACTCACTACGCCCGATTATGTTATGGATAAATCCACTAAGCTGGAAACCAAATATGATCGAATTGAACTGCTTAAAACTAGACTAACACTAAAAGCTTACCAGAACCTACTTCAAACAAATGATACAAGCCCAGAAGCCTTTGACTTTCAACGCAAAGCCTATCAAGCTATTTTTGAACAGCTTAAACGAATCAACAGCAATGAATTTTTAACCGATGAAGACAAGCTTTTTCTAGAAAACCTCTCCAAGGAAACTTATCTGTCATTGGATAAAGAGACCCTGCCTCTTTTAACAGAAGATGAGCTCACCAATTTAACCATCCCCAAAGGCACACTAAATGACGTAGAGCGTGAGCAAATGCAAGATCACGCTACAATGTCTATTTCTATGCTTAGCGTACTGCCTTTCCCAAAAGAGCTCAAAAATGTTCCAGAGTATGCGGGGGGGCACCATGAGCGCATGGATGGACAAGGTTATCCTAACCACCTAACCAGAGAGCAACTTTCGATTCCTGCACGCATGATGGGAATTGCCGATATTTTTGAAGCCTTATCTGCAGGTGACCGTCCATACAAAAAAGCAAAAAAACTATCTGAAAGCTTACGCATTCTCGGTTTTCTGAAGCTTGAAGGTCATATTGATCCTGACTTGTTTGACATTTTCGTGGAACAAGAAGTGTATATGGATTATGCTAAAAAGTATTTACAGCCTGAACAAATTGATGAAGTGGTGAAATCTGAAATTCCAGGTTATGGAAAATAA
- a CDS encoding 3',5'-cyclic-nucleotide phosphodiesterase, producing MKLTVLGASGGISPETGTTSFLLGDSVLIDAGTGSSRLSQEQMLNIRYVLLTHSHLDHICNLPFLLNTTIGEMKHTVEVFALEHTIEAMKAHIFNGVIWPDFAKLPTPENPALRFNTIKVGDDFVLDDFRFQVLPAEHTVPTVGFRVSTGSGSFAFTGDCAKNDQFWHALNQYDPVDLLIVDDQYLACESVISKAAKHYYPESLSEDLQKLESHPKLYLTHLPPFKKNEVMSEATKVLSDWHPKALDEGMVIQFPLASNA from the coding sequence ATGAAATTAACAGTATTGGGAGCCAGTGGGGGCATTTCACCAGAAACTGGAACAACCTCTTTTTTGCTCGGAGACTCTGTATTAATAGATGCGGGGACGGGATCAAGTCGTCTTTCTCAGGAGCAGATGCTTAATATTCGTTATGTACTGTTAACGCATAGCCATTTGGATCACATTTGTAATTTGCCTTTTTTGTTGAATACAACTATTGGCGAAATGAAGCACACAGTAGAAGTATTTGCACTCGAACATACGATAGAAGCGATGAAAGCTCATATTTTCAACGGTGTGATTTGGCCTGATTTTGCCAAGCTACCAACGCCAGAAAATCCAGCGCTTAGGTTTAATACTATTAAAGTCGGTGATGATTTTGTATTGGATGATTTTCGTTTTCAAGTGTTGCCTGCGGAACATACGGTTCCGACAGTAGGGTTCAGAGTATCAACTGGTTCGGGCAGTTTTGCTTTTACGGGCGATTGTGCAAAAAATGATCAGTTCTGGCATGCGCTGAATCAATATGACCCGGTTGATTTGTTGATTGTTGATGACCAGTATCTTGCCTGTGAAAGTGTTATCAGTAAGGCAGCCAAACATTATTATCCAGAGTCTTTGTCTGAAGATTTGCAGAAGCTTGAAAGCCATCCTAAGCTTTATTTAACGCACTTACCTCCTTTCAAAAAGAATGAAGTGATGTCAGAAGCAACAAAAGTTTTATCTGACTGGCATCCTAAAGCTTTGGATGAAGGAATGGTTATTCAGTTCCCTCTTGCTTCAAACGCCTAA